The Leifsonia sp. ZF2019 DNA segment GCTGGACGGAGGGGGAGGGGGCGTCGCCGTCGTGGTCAGCGCGAAGTCCTGGCCGACCACCGCGTCGCCCGCCGCCGTGATCGTCACGGTGCGCGTGACCGGTCCGTCGGCGGTGAAGCCGGCCGGTGGCGTGAGCGTGATCGTGTAGTCGCCGGGAGGGAGGGCGCCGAGATCGTAGGAGCCGTCGGCCGCGGTGGTCACGGAGGTCGAACCTCCCGGACCGTCGACCCGCACCGAGGCCCCGGCCACCGCGCCCGCGTCCGACGTCACGACCCCGGCGACCGACCCGGTCTTCGCCAGAGCGAAGTCGACACCGGTGACGTCGTCCGTCGTCACGGTCGCGTCCCGCTCGTCCGCACCGCTGACGACGTATCCCTCGGGAGGGGCCATCGTCACCGCGTAGTCGCCGGGCGCGAGGCGCGGCAGGGTGTACGTGCCGTCGGCCCCGGTCACAGCGCCGACGGTCCCGTCCGGCCCCGTCGCGGTGATCACGACACCCGCGACCGGTCCGGCCGCGTCGGTGACGGTGCCGCTCAGGCCCGGGTTCTCGCGCACGACGAAGTCGACGCCCGTGATCGGCGTCTCGACGCCGGGAGGTACGGTGATCGGCTGTCCGGGCGTGACGACGGTGTAGCCGTCCGGCACACCGGTCACCCGCACGGTGTACGTCCCGACGGCGGCCTCGTCGAAGAGATAGCCGCCGCCCGGGCCGGTGGTGGTCGTGATGCCGGGCGCGAGCTGGACGGTGGCGCCGGGCACCGGGTTTCCGGCCGTGTCTCGGACGGTCCCGCCCACGGCGACGGGGACGATCACGTGCATCGAGAAGTCCACGACCGCGTCCGTCGCGGAGACGTCGGCCGGCCGGGAGATCGGCGAGTCGGCGATCCACCCCGCGGGCGGCGTGAGGGAGACCGTGTAGCCGTCGCTCGCCTGCACGCCCGGGAACGAGTACGAGCCGTCGGGTCCGGAGGTGGTGGTGCCGACGACCGTCCCGTTCGCGTCGGTCAGCGTGAGGGTGGCGCCGGCGGGACTGCTGGCGTCGCTGGTCGAGACGGTTCCCGTGACATCCCGGGCGAGGGAGGCGAACCACGTCTGATAGACCGGGAGGCCCGCACGCTGGGTGTACACGAAGGTGAGGGTCGCGATCGGCGCGTTCGGCTCGAACCACGCGGCCGCGCCGTTGGTGTCGGCGGCCGCCGCGTTGCCGGTCAGGGTCTGGGTCGCTGGATCCCAGGTCGGGACGTCGGTCGCCGACCCGGTGCACGACGGCTTGCCGGCGATGCCCGGCGCGCAGTAGTTGAAGCCCCCGTCGAAGCCCAGCTGCGCCGCCGTGAGGGCCACGCCGTCGGGGCCGACGGCGCGGACCTGTACCTTGTCCGCGTCGATGTCGCCCAGCACGAAGGTCCACCCGGACGTCGGTGTGGGAGCGGCGAACGCGTAGGTGGTGGTGGACGGGGAGGCGGCGTTATCCGCCTTCGGCCGCAGGTTGAGATACGGACGCCCCTGGCTGGACCCGTACTTCGCGCCGACAGGCGTGCCCGCGGCGAGCCAGGTCGACGCCCCCGAGATGACACCGATCTGACCGGTGCGGGAGTCGGTGCTCACCGTCGCGGTCAGCGGCGGGGTGTTCGCCACCTGGACGGTGTAGGACGTGGGGGAGGTCGTCCCCCACCCGGCCCAGAGGCCGGTGGTCGCGGCGGAGGCCGGGGTCGCGGCGACGACCGGCAGGAGGACGAGGGCCGCGACGGCCGTGAGGATCGGCAGGCGGGAGCGCACCTCGCGACCGTACGCCTCTGCAGCCGACCCGTCTAGCGGCGCCCTGCCGGAGACTACCGACCGCGGCGGCGCCGGATGCCGAAGCCGAGCAGCACCGCGCCGCCGATCGCCACGAGGACGCCCGCGCCGCGGCCCAGCCACTGCACCTGGCCGGTGAGCGAGTCGACGATCAAGGGAACGGCAAGGCCGACGGCGATCAGCGCGATGCCCGCGATGAAGAACCAGGGGGAGCCGTTCGTGCGTTCGACCATTCGCCCAGCCTACCGAGCGGGGTACCCCGCCGCCCGCTCCTCCGCTCGCTCAGGCGCTCCGGGCGGCGCGCTCGCGCCGCGGCCGGGGAGGTCTCAGCCCGAGGTTCTCGCGCAGTGTGGTGCCCTCGTACCCGGTCGGGTAGATCCCGCGCTCCTGCAGCTCCGGCACGAGCTTGTTCACGATGTCGTCCAGCCCGGACGGGATGAGCCACGGCGTGATGTTGAAGCCGTCGACCACGCCCGCGTCCGCATACCGCTGCAGCGTCGCCGCCACCGATGCCGCACTTCCCACGAAGCCGCGGGTCGAGGTGAGCGCGATCACCAGCTCCCGGATCGAGAGCCCCTCCGCTGCGGCCCGCTCGCGCCAGGCGTCGGCGGTGGCCTTCGCCTGCGCGCCCCGGAAGCCGGCCCCGCGGGTCTCGCCGGTGGTGTCCTGCACCGGATCGAACGACGGCAGCGGGCCGTCGGGATCCAGCGCGGAGAGATCGGTGCCCCAGATGTTCTCGAGGAACGCGATCGCGGTCTGCGGCGTGATCTGCGCGTGCCGCAGCCAGCGCGCCTTCTCGTCCGCCTCGGCGTCGGTGTCCGCGATCACGAACTCCTGGCCGGGGAAGATCTTCAGGTCGTCCGCCGGTCTCCCCGCCCGCAGTGTGCGCTGCCGGATGTCGGCCGCGAACGCCTCCGCGGCGTCGAAGGCGCTGTGCGCGGAGAAGATCACGTCCGCCTGCCGCGCGGCGAAGTCGCGACCCTCGGGGGAGTCGCCCGCCTGGAACAGGACGGGATGGCCCTGCGGACCGCGGGGGAGCCGGGAGGCAGCGCTCGCCGTGTAGTGCGCGGTGCGCGCCTGTGCGACTCCACCGGCCCCGGCGTCGTCGTCCCACGCGTCCCACAGTGCCTTGGCCGCCACGACCACCGACTCCGCGTGCGTGTAGCGGTCGGCGTGATCGAGGTAGCCGCCGCGACGGAAGTTGGCGCCCGTCCAGGCATTGTCCGTCGTCACGATGTTCCAGGCGGCCCGTCCCCCGGAGAGTGCGTCGAGGCTCGCGAGCCGGTGGGCGAGGTCGAGCGGGTCGTTGTAGGTCGTGTTCTGGGTCGCGACCAGACCGATGCGACTCGTCACGGCGGCGAGGGCGGCGAGCTGGGTCTGTGCGTCCGGGCGACCGGCGACGTCGAGCTGGTGCAGTCGCCCGAGGTGCTCCCGCAGCCGGAGGCCCTCGCCGAGGAAGAACGCCGAGAACAGGCCGCGCTCAGCAGTCTGGGCGACGCGGCGGAAGCTCTCGAAGTCGGTCTGCGACCCGGACGCCGGGTCGGACCAGACGGTGCTGAAGTTGACGCCCTGGAAGAAGACGCCGAAGCGGAGGACGGTGGGGGTGGTCATGCGGACTCCTCGAGACGGTCGGCGGGGGGCAGCGCGGACACGGCTGCCAGGCCCAGGGTGCTGCGCAGCGTGTCGCCGGGCCGCGGCACGGCGACGGGGATGCGCGCCCGGAGCGCGGGGATCACGGCGCGCTCCAGCTCCTCCAGATCGACGTCGAGCACCGCGGGGTGCAGCCGGACGCCGTCGACGACGGTGGCGAGCGCGGTGAGCAGTTCGACGAGGGCGCCAGCGCCGCCGACGAACCGGGCTCCGCCGCGGACCCAGGGAGAGTGCTCGTCGAGCGCGGCGATGCGGGAGGCCGCGGGGAGGCCGGCGGCGTCGAGGGCGACCTCGAGGTCGAGCACGGCCAGCGCCGCGCCGCGGGAGCGCAGCGTCGACGCGAGAGCGGTCGCAGCGGCGATCCGTTCGCCGGGCTCGGCCGAGGCGACCGTGAACACCGCGACATCGAGGCGTGCGCTCTCCACGAGGGCGGCCGGACCGAAGACCGGCAGGAGCTCCTGCGGCGGTCGGGGCCCGATCGCCGGGCCGGTGATCCGGTAGTCGTCGCCCGCGAAGTCGATGTAGTGCACGCGTTCACGGTCCAGGTAGCGCCCGGTCGACACGTCCGCGATGACCGCGTCCGCCTCCCACGAGAGCCACAGCCGGCGCGCGACCTCGACCGAGTCGGCGGCGAGCCGAGCGGCATCGGCCTCCGAGACGGCAGGTCGCCCGTACACCGCGGCGGACCTCGGGTCGCTGTCCGCGGAGACGAGCCAGCCGCCGCGGCCATGCGAGGCGAAGTCGAGGCTGGCCAGCTGCGTGCCGAGATGGAACGGCTCGCCGTACACGCCGTGCACCGTGGGGACGAGCCCGATCGCCGAGGTCAGCGGGGCGGCGTAGGCGGCGCGCAGCACCGCGTCCGCGCGGAGCCGGGGAGCATCCCCGGTGGCCGGCGGAGTGGGCGCATCGTCGAAGGTCGCGAACGCGAAGCCCGCGCGCTCGGCGCGCTGTGCGCGCGCGGCGACCAGGCGTCCGGTGACGAGCTCCCCGGGCGCGGAGCCCGAGGCACGCCACGCGGAGGGGTGCGCCCCGTCGCCGTCGAGTTCGACGCCGAGCACGAACCCGGTCACGCGAGCACCTGCCGACCGCCGCGATCCAGGGGAAGCCGCTCCCCGGCCTCGACACGGAAGAGAAGGCGATCGCCGGCGGGCGGGAGCGGGGACGCCGCGAAGTCGGTGGCGGGGGTGTCGGATGCGATGCTCATGGCGCAGGACGCTACCGGCGGCGCACCGGGTGCCGACAAGGGCCGCCGACACGCGGCGTAACGCCCGTCGTCCGGCGTCATACAGGTTGCCTCGCGCACGGCGGGATTGCAGGAGGCGCTTGTATGGTTGAGGACCGTATGCGCACCGACACCCTCGACCCCTCCCGCCTGCGCGCGGACTTCCCGATCCTCACTCGCGAGGTGAACGGGCACCCCTTCGTCTATCTCGACTCCGGGGCCACCTCCCAGAAACCGCGCCAGGTGCTCGACGCCGAGCGGGCGTTCGCCGAGACGTACACGTCCGCCGTGCACCGCGGCGCCCACACGGTGGCGGGGGAGGCCACCGAACTGTTCGAGGAGGCCCGCGAGCGCGTGGCGCGTTTCGTCGGCGCACGCCCCGATGAGCTGGTGTGGACCTCGAACGCCACCGAGGGCCTGAACCTCATCGCGTACGGGATGTCGAACGCCTCCCTCGGGCGCGGCGGCGCGGCCGCCGCCCGCTTCCGGCTCGGCCCGGGCGACGAGATCGTGGCCACGGAGGCCGAGCACCACGCCAACCTCGTGCCGTGGCAGGAGCTCGCCGCGCGGACCGGCGCCACCCTCCGCATCATCGGGCTCCACGACGACGGGACGCTGCGTCTCGACCAGGCCGCCGAACTCATCGGCCCGCGCACGCGCGTCGTCGCCTTCGCGCACGTCTCCAATGTGCTCGGCGCCGTCGCCCCCGTCGCCGATCTCGTCGCGCTCGCCCACGAGCACGGTGCGCTCGTCGTCCTCGACGCCTGCCAGTCCGTGCCGCACCTGCCCGTCGACGTCGCCGCCCTCGACGTCGACTTCGCCGTCTTCTCCGGGCACAAGATGCTCGGCCCCACCGGTGTCGGCGCGCTGTACGGCCGATCCGACCTCCTGAACGCCCTCCCGCCGTTCCTCACCGGAGGCTCGATGATCACCACCGTGACCCTCGACGGTGCGGAGTACCTCCCGGCGCCGCAGCGCTTCGAGGCCGGCACCCAGCGCGTCTCGCAGGCCGTCGCGCTCGCCGCGGCGGTCGACTACCTCGACGCGGTCGGCATGGCGGCCATCGCCGCCCACGAGGAGGCCCTCGGTGGCCGGATGCTCGCGGCGCTCGCGGAGATCCCCGGCGTGCGCGTCCTCGGTCCCGGCGTGGGCACGCCGCGCGTCGGCCTCTCCAGTTTCGTCGTCGACGGCATCCACTCGCACGACGTCGGCCAGTTCCTCGACGATCGCGGCATCGCCGTGCGCGTCGGCCACCACTGCGCCCAGCCGGTGCACCGCCGCTTCGGCGCCACCGCGAGCACGCGCATCAGCACCTACCTCTACAACACCGCGGACGACGTGGATGCGGCCGTCGCCGCCGTCGCCGACGCCCGCGCCTTCTTCGGAGTGGCCGCATGACCTCCAGCGATCTGCAGAACCTCTATCAGCAGGTGATCCTCGACCACGCGCGCGAGAAGCACGGCTTCGGCCTGCGCGACGACGCCGCGGCCAGCTCGCACCAGCTCAACCCGACCTGCGGAGACGAGGTCACCGTGGGCGTCCACACCGACGCGGACGGACGCGTCGCCGCCATCAGCTGGGAGGGTCACGGCTGCTCGATCTCGACCGCGTCGGCGTCGCTTCTGAGCGACCTCGTGCACGACGTCGACCGGGCGCAGCTCGGGGAGGCCGTCGCCGCGTTCCGCGAGCTCATGCACTCCAAGGGCACTCTCGAGGGTGACGACGAGCTCCTGGGCGACGCGGTCGCCCTGGCCGGCGTCTCCAAGTACGTCACGCGCATCAAGTGCGCCATGCTCCCGTGGGTCGCCCTGGAGGACGCCCTCTTGAAATCCTCCTGACCACCTCCCCGGTGCCGACAGTGGGGTCGACGGAGGAGTCCAGGTCGGCGGGATTCGGCCGATTCATCCTCCGTTCGCGTGCGGTGGCCCGGGAGGCGCGCTAGGGGACGGGCGCGAGGTCGACTTCGTCGGCGATGGCCTCCAGGGCGGACGGGAGCGACGGGAACGTCGTGCCGTAGACGAGACCGGAGGGGCCGGCCGCCGTCCACGCCGCGGTCCCGCGCTCTACCTTCCCGACGAGGTAGCGCTTGTGTCCGCCGAGCACCTGGCGCTGCGCGATGGGCAGTGTGAGCGGGAACGCGTATACGTCGCCCTGGGGGCTGACAACCAGCTCCCACCTGGCTCTGCCGGGGTTGAATTTACTCGTGAAGATGCGCGACATGATCGCTCGTTTCTACCCTCCTGTCGGCGTCGGTCGCCATGTTCATGACGACCTGTTGCGGACGGGCCGTCCGACCGCCGCGATGGCGGGTGCGGACGGCCCGTCCGCGCGGGTCATTCGTTGCTGAGCG contains these protein-coding regions:
- a CDS encoding MSCRAMM family protein yields the protein MRSRLPILTAVAALVLLPVVAATPASAATTGLWAGWGTTSPTSYTVQVANTPPLTATVSTDSRTGQIGVISGASTWLAAGTPVGAKYGSSQGRPYLNLRPKADNAASPSTTTYAFAAPTPTSGWTFVLGDIDADKVQVRAVGPDGVALTAAQLGFDGGFNYCAPGIAGKPSCTGSATDVPTWDPATQTLTGNAAAADTNGAAAWFEPNAPIATLTFVYTQRAGLPVYQTWFASLARDVTGTVSTSDASSPAGATLTLTDANGTVVGTTTSGPDGSYSFPGVQASDGYTVSLTPPAGWIADSPISRPADVSATDAVVDFSMHVIVPVAVGGTVRDTAGNPVPGATVQLAPGITTTTGPGGGYLFDEAAVGTYTVRVTGVPDGYTVVTPGQPITVPPGVETPITGVDFVVRENPGLSGTVTDAAGPVAGVVITATGPDGTVGAVTGADGTYTLPRLAPGDYAVTMAPPEGYVVSGADERDATVTTDDVTGVDFALAKTGSVAGVVTSDAGAVAGASVRVDGPGGSTSVTTAADGSYDLGALPPGDYTITLTPPAGFTADGPVTRTVTITAAGDAVVGQDFALTTTATPPPPPSSGGSGGTMLAAGELADTGGAAPGALPALAVVLALTGGMALLTGRRLRARRG
- a CDS encoding NtaA/DmoA family FMN-dependent monooxygenase (This protein belongs to a clade of FMN-dependent monooxygenases, within a broader family of flavin-dependent oxidoreductases, the luciferase-like monooxygenase (LMM) family, some of whose members use coenzyme F420 rather than FMN.), producing MTTPTVLRFGVFFQGVNFSTVWSDPASGSQTDFESFRRVAQTAERGLFSAFFLGEGLRLREHLGRLHQLDVAGRPDAQTQLAALAAVTSRIGLVATQNTTYNDPLDLAHRLASLDALSGGRAAWNIVTTDNAWTGANFRRGGYLDHADRYTHAESVVVAAKALWDAWDDDAGAGGVAQARTAHYTASAASRLPRGPQGHPVLFQAGDSPEGRDFAARQADVIFSAHSAFDAAEAFAADIRQRTLRAGRPADDLKIFPGQEFVIADTDAEADEKARWLRHAQITPQTAIAFLENIWGTDLSALDPDGPLPSFDPVQDTTGETRGAGFRGAQAKATADAWRERAAAEGLSIRELVIALTSTRGFVGSAASVAATLQRYADAGVVDGFNITPWLIPSGLDDIVNKLVPELQERGIYPTGYEGTTLRENLGLRPPRPRRERAARSA
- a CDS encoding LLM class flavin-dependent oxidoreductase; amino-acid sequence: MTGFVLGVELDGDGAHPSAWRASGSAPGELVTGRLVAARAQRAERAGFAFATFDDAPTPPATGDAPRLRADAVLRAAYAAPLTSAIGLVPTVHGVYGEPFHLGTQLASLDFASHGRGGWLVSADSDPRSAAVYGRPAVSEADAARLAADSVEVARRLWLSWEADAVIADVSTGRYLDRERVHYIDFAGDDYRITGPAIGPRPPQELLPVFGPAALVESARLDVAVFTVASAEPGERIAAATALASTLRSRGAALAVLDLEVALDAAGLPAASRIAALDEHSPWVRGGARFVGGAGALVELLTALATVVDGVRLHPAVLDVDLEELERAVIPALRARIPVAVPRPGDTLRSTLGLAAVSALPPADRLEESA
- a CDS encoding SufS family cysteine desulfurase, whose protein sequence is MRTDTLDPSRLRADFPILTREVNGHPFVYLDSGATSQKPRQVLDAERAFAETYTSAVHRGAHTVAGEATELFEEARERVARFVGARPDELVWTSNATEGLNLIAYGMSNASLGRGGAAAARFRLGPGDEIVATEAEHHANLVPWQELAARTGATLRIIGLHDDGTLRLDQAAELIGPRTRVVAFAHVSNVLGAVAPVADLVALAHEHGALVVLDACQSVPHLPVDVAALDVDFAVFSGHKMLGPTGVGALYGRSDLLNALPPFLTGGSMITTVTLDGAEYLPAPQRFEAGTQRVSQAVALAAAVDYLDAVGMAAIAAHEEALGGRMLAALAEIPGVRVLGPGVGTPRVGLSSFVVDGIHSHDVGQFLDDRGIAVRVGHHCAQPVHRRFGATASTRISTYLYNTADDVDAAVAAVADARAFFGVAA
- the sufU gene encoding Fe-S cluster assembly sulfur transfer protein SufU, which gives rise to MTSSDLQNLYQQVILDHAREKHGFGLRDDAAASSHQLNPTCGDEVTVGVHTDADGRVAAISWEGHGCSISTASASLLSDLVHDVDRAQLGEAVAAFRELMHSKGTLEGDDELLGDAVALAGVSKYVTRIKCAMLPWVALEDALLKSS